Proteins co-encoded in one Juglans regia cultivar Chandler chromosome 16, Walnut 2.0, whole genome shotgun sequence genomic window:
- the LOC109006590 gene encoding amino acid permease 3-like: protein MLPRSRTLPSRIHHGAVEERHDIRHYLQVEVQPKAPGETEAINPQSNYSKCFDDDGRLKRTGTFWTATAHIITAVIGSGVLSLAWAIGQLGWVAGPVIMILFALVNVYTSALLAQCYRSGDPVTGQRNYTYMEAVKANLGGKKVMLCGLIQYINLFGIAIGYTIAASVSMMAIKRSNCFHKSGGKDPCHMSSNGYMITFGIIEVIFSQIPDFDQVWWLSIVAAIMSFTYSSVGLGLGVAKVAENGTLKGSLLGISIGTVTRAGTVTETQKMWRSMQALGAIAFAYSFSIILIEIQDTIRTPPAEHKTMKKATLLSVAVTTVFYLLCGAMGYAAFGDEAPGNLLTGFGFYNPYWLLDIANVAIVVHLVGAYQVFCQPLFAFIEKWSAKKWSKSDFVTAEYDIPIPFIGLYQLNFFRLIWRTIFVITTTLISMLMPFFNDVVGILGAFGFWPLTVFFPIEMYISQKKIARWSSRWIGLQTLSMTCLAISVAAAVGSFAGVALDLKTYKPFRTSY, encoded by the exons ATGTTGCCAAGGAGTCGTACACTTCCATCCAGAATCCACCATGGCGCC GTGGAAGAGAGGCATGACATCAGGCATTACTTGCAAGTGGAAGTCCAACCTAAAGCCCCGGGTGAGACTGAAGCCATAAACCCTCAGTCCAACTATTCCAAGTGCTTCGATGATGACGGCCGCTTGAAGAGAACAG GGACTTTTTGGACTGCAACTGCGCACATCATTACCGCGGTTATCGGGTCCGGAGTCCTGTCATTAGCATGGGCCATAGGGCAGCTTGGTTGGGTTGCAGGCCCTGTCATCATGATCCTCTTTGCCCTTGTCAACGTCTATACATCGGCCCTTCTAGCACAGTGCTACAGGTCCGGCGACCCAGTTACCGGACAGAGAAATTACACCTATATGGAAGCTGTCAAGGCTAACTTGG GAGGAAAAAAGGTCATGTTATGTGGGTTGATTCAGTACATTAATCTGTTTGGAATTGCCATAGGGTATACAATTGCAGCATCGGTCAGCATGAT GGCAATAAAGAGGTCGAACTGTTTCCATAAGAGTGGTGGGAAAGATCCGTGTCACATGTCAAGCAATGGATACATGATAACATTTGGAATCATAGAGGTGATATTCTCTCAGATTCCGGACTTTGATCAAGTTTGGTGGCTCTCTATAGTCGCAGCAATCATGTCATTCACATACTCCAGTGTTGGTCTTGGTCTTGGCGTAGCCAAAGTTGCAG AAAATGGGACACTCAAAGGAAGCCTATTGGGTATTAGTATAGGGACAGTAACACGTGCTGGAACAGTCACTGAAACGCAGAAGATGTGGAGGAGTATGCAAGCTCTTGGAGCTATTGCCTTTGCATATTCTTTTTCCATCATCCTCATTGAAATCCAG GACACAATAAGAACTCCTCCAGCAGAACACAAGACCATGAAGAAGGCTACTTTATTAAGCGTCGCTGTAACTACAGTGTTCTACTTACTCTGTGGAGCCATGGGATATGCAGCCTTTGGTGATGAGGCCCCCGGAAATCTTTTAACCGGCTTCGGATTCTACAACCCCTACTGGCTTCTGGACATTGCCAATGTAGCCATTGTTGTCCATCTGGTTGGTGCATATCAG GTCTTTTGCCAGCCTTTGTTTGCATTTATAGAAAAATGGAGTGCGAAGAAGTGGTCCAAGAGTGATTTTGTAACAGCAGAATATGACATACCGATCCCCTTCATTGGTCTGTATCAGCTCAACTTCTTCCGCCTTATATGGAGGACAATCTTTGTTATTACGACAACCCTCATATCCATGCTCATGCCTTTCTTCAACGATGTTGTTGGAATACTTGGAGCCTTTGGATTCTGGCCATTGACAGTTTTCTTTCCTATTGAGATGTAcatttctcaaaagaaaattgcCCGCTGGTCAAGCAGGTGGATTGGGCTTCAGACGCTGAGTATGACATGTCTAGCCATTTCTGTAGCCGCTGCAGTCGGCTCCTTCGCTGGAGTTGCTCTGGATCTCAAGACTTACAAGCCATTCAGAACTAGTTATTAA